The Dethiosulfovibrio faecalis genome has a segment encoding these proteins:
- a CDS encoding GDP-mannose 4,6-dehydratase, whose amino-acid sequence MNYLITGGAGFIGSNLVHLLVEQGHNVTVLDFLTYAGNLYSLANLEGKDNYSFIRGDIADGNLVSHILIDRGIHGIFNLAAENHVDRSIG is encoded by the coding sequence ATGAACTACCTAATCACAGGCGGAGCCGGATTTATAGGAAGTAACCTGGTCCACCTGCTGGTGGAACAGGGGCATAACGTAACGGTGCTGGATTTTCTGACCTACGCAGGAAACCTGTATTCTCTGGCGAACCTTGAGGGCAAGGATAACTACTCCTTCATAAGAGGCGATATCGCCGATGGAAATCTGGTATCCCATATCCTCATCGACAGAGGAATCCATGGCATATTTAACCTGGCGGCGGAAAACCATGTGGACCGTTCTATCGGATGA